One genomic segment of Streptomyces niveus includes these proteins:
- a CDS encoding SDR family oxidoreductase, whose amino-acid sequence MYTVPDQTGRYAVVTGANSGTGKEAVRRLADAGAHVVMAVRTVAKGERARDEILARHPHARLDVRRVDLADLASVQEFADGLVADGTPLDLLVNNAGVMAPPSRLETADGFELQMGSNFLGPFALTVRLLPLLLAAESPRVATMSSGTANYGRIDFADLQWRSRRYSANRSYAQSKLADLILTRQLARISAERGWNLLSTGAHPGYTRTNLQTAGASLGSGRMTLTRLFTKIDFLPSQDAEQGTEPLLYAATSPDAVAAGYYGPGGRFGLVGPTTTARTTRRALDDALNARLWAEAERLTGVALPTHAA is encoded by the coding sequence ATGTACACCGTCCCCGACCAGACCGGTAGGTACGCCGTCGTCACCGGCGCCAACAGCGGCACCGGCAAGGAGGCCGTCCGCCGCCTCGCCGACGCCGGGGCGCACGTCGTCATGGCCGTCCGTACGGTCGCCAAGGGCGAGCGGGCCCGCGACGAGATCCTGGCGAGGCACCCGCACGCCCGCCTCGACGTACGCCGGGTCGACCTCGCCGATCTGGCGTCCGTCCAGGAGTTCGCCGACGGGCTCGTCGCCGACGGCACCCCGCTCGACCTGCTGGTCAACAACGCCGGAGTGATGGCCCCGCCCTCCCGGCTGGAGACGGCCGACGGCTTCGAGCTCCAGATGGGCAGCAACTTCCTCGGCCCGTTCGCCCTGACCGTACGGCTCCTCCCGCTCCTGCTCGCCGCCGAGTCCCCGCGCGTCGCGACCATGAGCAGCGGCACGGCCAACTACGGCCGGATCGACTTCGCCGACCTCCAGTGGCGGAGCCGGCGCTACAGCGCGAACCGCTCCTACGCGCAGTCCAAGCTCGCCGACCTCATCCTCACCAGGCAGCTCGCCCGTATCTCCGCCGAGCGCGGCTGGAACCTGCTGAGCACCGGCGCGCACCCCGGCTACACCCGCACCAACCTCCAGACGGCGGGCGCGAGTCTGGGCAGCGGAAGGATGACCCTCACACGCCTGTTCACCAAGATCGACTTCCTGCCGTCGCAGGATGCGGAGCAAGGCACCGAACCCCTCCTGTACGCCGCGACCAGCCCCGACGCGGTGGCCGCCGGTTACTACGGCCCCGGCGGACGCTTCGGCCTCGTCGGCCCCACCACCACGGCACGCACGACCCGCCGGGCGCTCGACGACGCGCTCAACGCGCGGCTGTGGGCCGAGGCCGAACGCCTCACCGGTGTCGCGCTCCCCACGCACGCCGCCTGA
- a CDS encoding DUF6214 family protein translates to MTSAGEPATPVWPRWEVQGYGTVNCDTPPGGRCALAPDELVPPWVDIRLTFADGARVDVLAVQRDGVIAVEDAQADPPLPLADLTELGAWIEAPLAYARGVVAGQHHVEAAPLDGGDGDGDGGDGTTGPTGPAAPGPASRRTQDTVAVVAEDEGYEYEGGSAAADARFPPEEEPASVGRHRADDSASSDRADRRGVAATYRRAQQLGQDPVLVVMCATGYGRRKSLSLIASARDDGYLTPRHRRR, encoded by the coding sequence ATGACTTCCGCCGGTGAGCCCGCGACGCCTGTCTGGCCCCGGTGGGAGGTGCAGGGATATGGAACGGTCAACTGCGACACGCCGCCGGGTGGCCGCTGCGCACTCGCGCCGGATGAACTGGTACCGCCCTGGGTCGACATCCGGCTGACATTCGCCGACGGGGCCCGCGTCGATGTGCTCGCCGTCCAGCGTGACGGTGTGATCGCCGTCGAGGACGCGCAGGCCGACCCGCCGCTGCCGCTGGCCGATCTGACCGAGCTGGGTGCCTGGATCGAGGCGCCGCTCGCGTACGCCCGTGGGGTGGTGGCGGGACAGCACCATGTGGAGGCCGCCCCGCTCGACGGCGGTGACGGTGACGGCGACGGCGGCGACGGGACGACTGGCCCGACGGGCCCGGCGGCGCCCGGTCCCGCGTCGCGTCGTACACAGGACACTGTCGCCGTGGTGGCGGAGGACGAGGGGTACGAGTACGAGGGCGGCTCCGCGGCCGCCGACGCGCGGTTTCCTCCTGAGGAGGAGCCCGCGTCCGTCGGCCGGCACCGCGCCGACGACTCCGCTTCGTCCGACCGCGCGGACCGGCGCGGCGTGGCGGCGACGTACCGCAGGGCCCAGCAGTTGGGCCAGGACCCGGTCCTCGTGGTGATGTGCGCGACGGGGTACGGGCGCCGCAAGTCGCTCAGCCTGATCGCGAGTGCCCGCGACGACGGATACCTGACGCCCCGTCACCGCCGCCGCTGA
- a CDS encoding N-acetylglucosamine kinase: MSPVLGVDSGGSGLRIALGSADPAADGAADASADGAAAVRTIGTAVSTEPVRTGPSGIDPAHLLEQLLPAVETLLARAGTEAPTAVAIGAAGMATLGDGLRAELPAALESALGVRRLALAADAVTAYAGALGQRPGAVVAAGTGMIALGTDLVTWQRADGWGHLLGDCGGGAWIGRAGLEAAMRAYDGRRGGSAALLSRMEAVFGPAPDMPGLVYPRTDRPAVLASFAPEVARCASHDPVAAEIVNEAARHVADAAVAVCPQVEGCEVALTGGLFKMGDPLLVPLRAELADRLPGARTVSAEGDPLTGALRIAAALATGSLRLPRDGRLLTVPTEQDE; this comes from the coding sequence GTGAGCCCGGTCCTCGGCGTGGACTCCGGCGGGTCCGGTCTGCGGATCGCCCTCGGCTCGGCGGACCCGGCCGCGGACGGCGCCGCGGACGCCTCGGCGGACGGCGCGGCGGCGGTCCGGACGATCGGCACCGCCGTGTCCACCGAGCCGGTCCGCACCGGCCCTTCGGGCATCGACCCCGCCCATCTGCTGGAGCAGTTGCTGCCCGCCGTGGAGACACTGCTCGCGCGGGCGGGCACGGAGGCACCCACAGCCGTCGCGATCGGCGCCGCCGGCATGGCGACGCTAGGCGACGGGCTCCGCGCGGAGCTGCCCGCCGCGCTGGAAAGCGCACTGGGAGTACGGCGGTTGGCGCTCGCCGCCGACGCCGTCACCGCCTACGCGGGAGCGCTCGGCCAGCGGCCGGGCGCCGTCGTCGCCGCCGGTACGGGCATGATCGCGCTCGGCACCGATCTGGTCACCTGGCAGCGCGCGGACGGCTGGGGGCACCTCCTCGGCGACTGCGGCGGCGGTGCCTGGATCGGCCGGGCGGGGCTGGAGGCGGCGATGCGCGCGTACGACGGCCGGCGCGGCGGTTCGGCCGCACTGCTGTCCCGGATGGAAGCCGTGTTCGGCCCCGCGCCGGACATGCCGGGGCTCGTCTATCCGCGTACCGACCGGCCCGCGGTGCTCGCCTCCTTCGCCCCCGAGGTGGCCCGCTGCGCATCCCACGACCCGGTGGCGGCGGAGATCGTCAACGAGGCGGCGAGGCATGTCGCGGACGCGGCCGTCGCGGTGTGCCCGCAGGTAGAGGGGTGTGAAGTCGCCCTGACGGGTGGGCTGTTCAAGATGGGTGACCCACTGCTCGTACCGCTTCGCGCCGAGTTGGCCGACCGGCTGCCGGGGGCCCGGACGGTGTCGGCCGAGGGCGATCCGCTGACGGGGGCGCTCCGGATCGCCGCGGCCCTCGCGACCGGATCGCTCCGACTGCCGCGCGACGGGCGACTGTTGACCGTACCGACAGAGCAGGACGAATAA
- a CDS encoding DUF305 domain-containing protein, translated as MPDTRQAPQEVTVLIRTRSPRVLRPVVTATALVALLALGACDSGDDDAKSETKSGATEQIIAPGKPGDKSRTLSPEEAAKELPDNTPNSSDFGYATMMITHHAQALVMTELAPDRAGSGQVKRLAERINASQKPEIGAMEGWLKLNGGEEKAKKEGGHDHGAMDMPGMATEAQLSKLRAAKGKAFDELFISLMITHHQGAVTMATDALSAGNNVQLEEMASDVIAQQTSEINRMRSL; from the coding sequence ATGCCAGATACACGTCAAGCACCCCAGGAGGTCACCGTGTTGATCCGGACCAGGAGTCCGCGTGTCCTCCGGCCTGTCGTGACTGCCACGGCCCTCGTCGCCCTACTCGCCCTGGGCGCCTGCGATTCGGGGGACGACGACGCGAAGAGTGAGACCAAGAGCGGGGCCACGGAGCAGATCATCGCCCCGGGCAAGCCCGGCGATAAGTCCAGGACCCTCTCCCCGGAGGAGGCGGCGAAGGAACTCCCGGACAACACGCCCAACTCGTCCGACTTCGGTTACGCGACGATGATGATCACGCATCACGCCCAGGCGCTGGTGATGACCGAACTCGCCCCGGACCGGGCGGGATCCGGCCAGGTGAAGCGGCTCGCCGAGCGCATCAACGCGTCGCAGAAGCCGGAGATCGGCGCCATGGAGGGCTGGCTGAAGCTCAACGGCGGCGAGGAGAAGGCGAAGAAGGAGGGCGGCCACGACCACGGCGCGATGGACATGCCGGGCATGGCCACCGAGGCCCAGCTGTCGAAGCTGCGCGCCGCGAAGGGCAAGGCGTTCGACGAGCTCTTCATCAGCCTCATGATCACGCACCACCAGGGTGCGGTCACGATGGCGACCGACGCCCTCTCGGCGGGCAACAACGTCCAGCTCGAGGAGATGGCGAGCGATGTGATCGCCCAGCAGACGTCCGAGATCAACCGGATGCGCTCGCTGTAA
- a CDS encoding LVIVD repeat-containing protein: MTSLHTTRVRRRRLGVAAAAAAGLFATLLAAGPAVATPDPGDKPAKEETSKSQQAEARKAIENNDIPGVDEIIHSDNMSHVANVPKEHLKGTNSDIAFQGKYAFSGNYDGFRIFDISKPSKPKTVAQVLCPGGQNDISVSGDLLFLSTDASRSDNSCSSVSQPATEKSSWEGMKIFDISDKRNPEYVAAIETACGSHTHTLVPERKNIYVYVSSYSPNTAFPDCQPPHDGISIIKVPRKAPEQSKIVDFPILFPDGGNPGAPTNPGVSATTGCHDITVLPSKDVAAGACMGDGILFDIKDPEKPRVIDRVQDNVNFAFWHSATFNQRANKIVFTDELGGGGAATCNEEIGPKRGADGIYDILGKGDKRTLEFKSYFKIDRPQADAEVCVAHNGSLIPVKGKDIMVQAWYQGGISVWDFTDSSKPKEIGYFERGPVTLDQVTTAGPWSAYYYNGYIYSNDIAKGLDVIKLDDRRTDEAKKVKMDELNVQTQPDYFEDF, translated from the coding sequence GTGACTTCGTTGCACACCACGCGCGTGCGGCGTAGACGTCTCGGCGTGGCAGCTGCCGCTGCCGCCGGGCTCTTCGCCACTCTGCTGGCCGCCGGACCGGCGGTCGCCACACCCGACCCCGGTGACAAGCCTGCCAAGGAGGAGACCTCCAAGAGCCAGCAGGCCGAGGCCAGGAAGGCCATCGAGAACAACGACATACCCGGTGTGGACGAGATCATCCACAGCGACAACATGAGCCATGTCGCCAACGTCCCCAAGGAACACCTGAAGGGGACCAACTCGGACATCGCCTTCCAGGGGAAGTACGCCTTCTCCGGCAACTACGACGGCTTCCGGATCTTCGACATCAGCAAGCCGTCGAAGCCGAAGACCGTCGCCCAGGTCCTGTGCCCCGGTGGCCAGAACGACATATCCGTCTCGGGCGACCTGCTCTTCCTGTCGACGGACGCCTCGCGCAGTGACAACTCCTGTTCCAGCGTCTCGCAGCCGGCGACGGAGAAGTCCTCCTGGGAGGGCATGAAGATCTTCGACATCAGCGACAAGCGCAACCCCGAGTACGTCGCGGCCATCGAGACCGCGTGTGGTTCGCACACGCACACGCTGGTGCCGGAGCGCAAGAACATCTACGTGTACGTCTCCTCGTACTCGCCCAACACCGCGTTCCCGGACTGCCAGCCGCCGCACGACGGCATCAGCATCATCAAGGTGCCCCGCAAGGCTCCCGAGCAGTCGAAGATCGTCGACTTCCCGATCCTCTTCCCGGACGGCGGCAACCCGGGCGCGCCCACCAACCCGGGTGTCTCGGCGACCACCGGCTGCCACGACATCACGGTCCTCCCGTCCAAGGACGTCGCCGCCGGCGCCTGCATGGGTGACGGCATCCTGTTCGACATCAAGGACCCGGAGAAGCCGCGGGTCATCGACCGCGTCCAGGACAACGTCAACTTCGCCTTCTGGCACTCGGCCACCTTCAACCAGCGTGCCAACAAGATCGTCTTCACCGACGAGCTCGGCGGCGGCGGCGCGGCCACCTGCAACGAGGAGATCGGCCCGAAGCGCGGCGCCGACGGCATCTACGACATCCTCGGCAAGGGCGACAAGCGGACGCTGGAGTTCAAGAGCTACTTCAAGATCGACCGCCCGCAGGCGGACGCCGAGGTGTGCGTGGCGCACAACGGATCGCTGATCCCGGTCAAGGGCAAGGACATCATGGTCCAGGCCTGGTACCAGGGCGGCATCTCGGTCTGGGACTTCACGGACTCCTCGAAGCCGAAGGAGATCGGCTACTTCGAGCGCGGCCCGGTCACCCTCGACCAGGTCACCACGGCCGGCCCGTGGTCGGCGTACTACTACAACGGCTACATCTACTCGAACGACATCGCCAAGGGTCTGGACGTCATCAAGCTCGACGACCGCCGGACGGACGAGGCGAAGAAGGTGAAGATGGACGAGCTCAACGTCCAGACGCAGCCTGACTACTTCGAGGACTTCTAA
- a CDS encoding uracil-DNA glycosylase, with product MARELKEIVESGWADALAPVAQRITAMGDFLRAEIAAGRTYLPAGPNVLRAFQQPFDEVRILIVGQDPYPTPGHAVGLSFSVAPDVRPVPGSLDNIFREMHADIGAPRPSNGDLTPWTRQGVLLLNRALTTAPRKPAAHRGKGWEEVTEQAIRALVARNKPLVSILWGRDARNLRPLLGQLPAIESSHPSPMSADRGFFGSRPFSRANELLVQQGAQPVEWQLP from the coding sequence GTGGCACGTGAACTCAAAGAAATCGTCGAGTCCGGATGGGCCGACGCCCTCGCCCCCGTCGCCCAACGCATCACCGCGATGGGCGACTTCCTCCGCGCGGAGATCGCCGCGGGACGGACCTATCTGCCCGCCGGGCCGAATGTGCTGCGCGCCTTTCAGCAGCCGTTCGACGAGGTGCGCATCCTGATCGTCGGCCAGGATCCCTATCCCACACCGGGGCACGCGGTGGGGCTGAGCTTCTCGGTCGCGCCCGACGTGCGGCCGGTGCCGGGGAGCCTGGACAACATCTTCCGGGAGATGCACGCGGACATCGGGGCTCCCCGGCCGTCCAACGGGGATCTGACGCCGTGGACCCGCCAGGGTGTGCTGCTGCTCAACAGGGCGCTCACCACCGCTCCCCGCAAGCCGGCGGCGCACCGGGGCAAGGGCTGGGAAGAGGTCACCGAACAGGCCATCCGGGCACTGGTCGCGCGGAACAAGCCGCTCGTGTCCATCCTGTGGGGGCGCGACGCCCGCAATCTGCGGCCGCTCCTCGGTCAGCTGCCCGCGATCGAGTCGTCGCACCCCTCCCCCATGTCGGCGGACCGTGGCTTCTTCGGCTCGCGTCCGTTCAGCCGGGCCAATGAACTCCTCGTCCAGCAGGGCGCTCAGCCCGTCGAGTGGCAACTGCCGTGA
- a CDS encoding TetR/AcrR family transcriptional regulator has protein sequence MSPRSPSVNEELRRRSRERLLQATVELVEERGFDGTTLADIADRAGAARGLVSYYFPGKRPMFQSAVHRLMHRTLQAALEREPRTDDGRELLARAIDAVLGLTVDHPVVMRAHMAGILQAEGFVQCPEQQRLAELLRETMVRYGSADVDNDYPLLRALMMGAVFAILLPGAAMPLASLRDELFHRFGLDPAYAAPPGGEPARRSLR, from the coding sequence ATGTCCCCGCGGAGCCCATCGGTCAATGAAGAACTTCGCCGGCGTTCCCGCGAACGGCTTCTGCAGGCCACCGTGGAGCTGGTCGAGGAGCGGGGTTTCGACGGAACGACGCTGGCCGACATCGCCGACCGGGCGGGAGCGGCACGCGGACTGGTCTCGTACTACTTCCCCGGAAAGCGTCCGATGTTCCAGTCGGCCGTGCACCGGCTGATGCACCGCACCCTGCAAGCGGCCCTGGAACGTGAGCCCCGTACCGACGACGGCCGGGAGCTGCTGGCGCGCGCCATCGACGCCGTGCTCGGCCTCACGGTCGACCATCCGGTGGTGATGCGTGCCCATATGGCCGGAATTCTCCAGGCCGAGGGCTTCGTGCAGTGCCCCGAGCAGCAGCGGCTCGCGGAGCTGCTGCGCGAGACGATGGTGCGCTACGGGTCGGCGGACGTGGACAACGACTATCCGCTGCTGCGCGCGCTGATGATGGGCGCGGTGTTCGCGATTCTGCTGCCGGGGGCGGCGATGCCGCTGGCCAGCCTGCGGGACGAGCTGTTCCACCGCTTCGGTCTGGACCCGGCGTACGCCGCTCCGCCGGGCGGGGAGCCCGCCCGGCGGAGCCTCCGATGA
- a CDS encoding sirohydrochlorin chelatase, with amino-acid sequence MSSPTGPAPGLPVRMPRPRQSGRHRRPEPVAAPEGAPALVLAMPGDPSPEVRSLGEEVVSIARSELPGLDARIGYLDGDDDEYPALGTVLAHTAEQRVERYELAKAAGREVSEPEGISAVVVPLLAGPDNSLVRRIRQAVVDSKAVAEMTDVLGPHPLLAEALHVRLSEAGLARADRARLFTVATAADGIILATVGGDEAVQAAGITGMLLAARLAVPVMAAALDDEGAVAAIAEQLRDSGSTQLALAPYLIGPELPAGLLDVALKEADCAASEPLGAYPAVGKLVLSQYTSALGISAQTQGSPAH; translated from the coding sequence ATGAGCTCCCCCACTGGGCCGGCACCCGGCCTGCCTGTACGAATGCCCCGACCTCGACAGTCGGGGCGGCACCGTCGACCCGAACCCGTGGCGGCGCCCGAGGGCGCGCCCGCGCTCGTGCTCGCCATGCCCGGCGACCCGAGCCCCGAGGTGCGGAGCCTCGGCGAGGAGGTCGTCAGCATCGCCCGCTCCGAACTGCCGGGCCTCGACGCCCGGATCGGCTATCTGGACGGCGACGACGACGAGTACCCAGCGCTGGGCACCGTCCTGGCCCACACCGCCGAGCAGCGTGTCGAGCGCTACGAGCTGGCGAAGGCGGCCGGCCGTGAGGTCAGCGAGCCCGAGGGCATCTCGGCGGTTGTCGTGCCGCTGCTCGCGGGTCCCGACAACTCCCTGGTCAGGCGCATACGTCAGGCCGTGGTGGACAGCAAGGCCGTGGCGGAGATGACCGATGTCCTCGGTCCGCACCCGCTGCTCGCCGAGGCGCTGCACGTGCGTCTTTCGGAGGCCGGCCTGGCCCGCGCCGACCGGGCGAGGCTCTTCACGGTGGCCACGGCCGCCGACGGCATCATCCTCGCCACGGTGGGCGGCGACGAGGCTGTCCAGGCCGCGGGAATCACCGGGATGCTGCTGGCCGCGCGTCTCGCCGTGCCGGTGATGGCGGCGGCGCTCGACGACGAGGGCGCGGTCGCGGCCATCGCCGAGCAACTGCGCGACTCCGGTTCGACGCAGCTCGCGCTCGCGCCGTACCTGATCGGCCCCGAGCTGCCCGCGGGCCTGCTCGACGTCGCGCTCAAGGAGGCCGACTGCGCCGCTTCCGAGCCGCTCGGCGCGTACCCGGCCGTCGGCAAGCTGGTGCTGTCGCAGTACACGAGCGCGCTGGGTATCTCGGCACAGACGCAAGGGTCGCCGGCGCACTGA
- a CDS encoding FAD-dependent oxidoreductase, protein MLRIAVVGSGPSGVYTAQALVQQPLVPGILVDVLDRLPAPYGLVRYGVAPDHEKIKSLQNTLRSVLEHDRVRFLGNVEIGAHGLTPERLLGLYHAVVYCVGAARDRRLGIPGEELAGSHSATDFVSWYSAHPDAAPAGFGLGTRSVVVIGVGNVAVDVARVLARGAEDFRPTDVPHPALGALTGSAVRDVHMVGRRGPSQAKFTTKELRELGALPSAEVRVEPADLALDPAYTPVPVTDTVRPGRDPAPSASPLAAVNRRNIEVVRGWAGMPDQGRARRIHLRFFLRPVELLGTEGRVTAVRFERTAPDGAGGVRGTGSYEEIEAGLVLRAVGYRGVPLAGLPFDETSGTVPHLAGRVLRDAVASPGEYVAGWIKRGPTGVIGTNRACAKETVVSLLADAPRLAGRRIAEDPVDALRAAGHRPVEWPGWLAIEDAEAALGASLGRRSVKIPDWEGLLAAARGVDGPSRT, encoded by the coding sequence GTGCTGCGCATCGCCGTCGTCGGATCGGGCCCCAGCGGGGTCTACACCGCCCAGGCCCTCGTCCAGCAGCCGCTGGTCCCCGGCATCCTCGTGGATGTCCTGGACCGGCTCCCCGCCCCGTACGGACTCGTGCGCTACGGCGTCGCACCGGACCACGAGAAGATCAAGTCGCTCCAGAACACACTGCGTTCGGTGCTGGAGCACGACCGCGTCCGCTTCCTCGGCAACGTGGAGATCGGCGCGCACGGCCTCACACCCGAGCGACTGCTGGGTCTCTACCACGCGGTCGTCTACTGCGTCGGCGCCGCCCGGGACCGCCGGCTCGGCATCCCCGGCGAGGAACTGGCGGGCAGCCACTCCGCGACCGACTTCGTCTCCTGGTACAGCGCGCACCCCGACGCCGCGCCGGCCGGCTTCGGCCTCGGCACGCGCTCGGTCGTGGTGATCGGCGTGGGCAACGTCGCCGTCGACGTGGCGCGCGTCCTGGCCCGCGGCGCGGAGGACTTCCGGCCGACGGACGTGCCGCACCCGGCGCTCGGCGCGCTGACCGGGAGCGCGGTCCGGGACGTGCACATGGTGGGCAGACGGGGTCCGTCGCAGGCGAAGTTCACCACGAAGGAACTGCGTGAACTGGGCGCGCTGCCCTCGGCCGAGGTACGGGTGGAGCCCGCGGACCTGGCGCTCGATCCGGCGTACACCCCGGTCCCGGTCACCGACACGGTCCGGCCGGGGCGGGACCCGGCGCCGTCGGCTTCTCCGCTCGCCGCCGTGAACCGGCGCAACATCGAGGTCGTACGCGGCTGGGCCGGGATGCCCGACCAGGGCCGGGCGCGCCGTATCCACCTGCGGTTCTTCCTGCGCCCGGTGGAGTTGCTCGGGACGGAGGGACGGGTGACGGCCGTACGGTTCGAGCGCACCGCACCGGACGGGGCGGGCGGGGTGCGCGGCACCGGGAGCTACGAGGAGATCGAGGCGGGGCTGGTACTGCGGGCGGTCGGATACCGGGGGGTGCCGCTCGCGGGGCTGCCGTTCGACGAGACGTCGGGCACGGTGCCGCATCTGGCGGGGCGGGTGCTGCGGGACGCGGTGGCGTCGCCGGGCGAGTACGTGGCGGGGTGGATCAAACGCGGCCCGACGGGGGTGATCGGCACCAATCGCGCCTGTGCGAAGGAGACGGTCGTCTCGCTCCTGGCGGACGCGCCGCGGCTGGCCGGGCGCCGGATCGCGGAGGACCCGGTCGACGCGCTCCGTGCGGCCGGGCACCGTCCGGTCGAGTGGCCGGGGTGGCTGGCGATCGAGGACGCGGAGGCGGCGCTCGGAGCGTCGCTGGGACGGCGGTCGGTGAAGATCCCGGACTGGGAGGGCCTGCTGGCCGCTGCACGCGGGGTGGACGGGCCGTCCCGTACGTAG
- a CDS encoding aldo/keto reductase codes for MSDTRARPAAAAGTWKLGDLTVNRLGFGAMRLTGGTPFAPGGGASDRERSVAVLRRAVELGVNHIDTASFYFSATRSANELINRALAPYPDDLVITTKVWPGRDPSGEFWWAEPEQLRGQVEENLRQLGRDHLDVVNLRLPPSRADGSLADHFGVLSDLRDAGLVRHLGISNVTSAHLAEARSIAPVVCVQNAYSVDAPGTEQELLRECGELGIAFVPFFAIAGGRREEGAVSADDDAVLTVARAHGVSSAQVRLAWTLEQGPHVLAIPGTGDPDHLAENVAAGAIRLSAEEIALLGSVRRG; via the coding sequence ATGTCTGATACGCGTGCGCGTCCCGCGGCGGCCGCCGGTACCTGGAAGCTGGGTGACCTGACCGTCAACCGCCTCGGGTTCGGCGCGATGCGCCTCACCGGCGGCACCCCCTTCGCACCGGGCGGCGGGGCGAGTGACCGCGAGCGGTCCGTCGCCGTGCTGCGGCGCGCCGTCGAGCTCGGCGTGAACCACATCGACACCGCCTCGTTCTACTTCTCCGCGACGCGCTCCGCCAACGAGCTGATCAACCGGGCTCTCGCGCCGTACCCCGACGACCTGGTCATCACCACCAAGGTCTGGCCGGGCCGGGACCCGTCGGGCGAGTTCTGGTGGGCGGAACCGGAGCAGTTGCGCGGCCAGGTGGAGGAGAACCTGCGTCAGCTCGGCCGTGACCACCTGGACGTGGTGAATCTGCGGCTCCCGCCGAGCCGGGCCGACGGCTCGCTCGCCGATCACTTCGGCGTGCTGTCCGATCTGCGCGACGCCGGTCTCGTCCGCCACCTCGGCATATCCAACGTGACCTCCGCGCATCTCGCCGAGGCCAGGTCCATCGCGCCGGTCGTCTGCGTACAGAACGCCTACAGCGTCGACGCGCCGGGCACGGAACAGGAACTCCTGCGGGAGTGCGGTGAACTCGGCATCGCCTTCGTACCGTTCTTCGCGATCGCGGGCGGCCGGCGCGAGGAGGGCGCGGTCTCCGCCGACGACGACGCGGTGCTCACCGTCGCCCGCGCGCACGGGGTGTCGTCCGCGCAGGTCCGGCTGGCCTGGACACTGGAACAGGGTCCGCATGTCCTGGCCATCCCGGGCACCGGCGATCCGGACCATCTCGCCGAGAACGTGGCCGCCGGCGCAATCCGGCTGTCGGCCGAGGAGATCGCGCTGCTCGGCTCCGTCCGCCGGGGCTGA
- a CDS encoding lactonase family protein encodes MGSFTSAGGRGVIAATVDTDTGALTELGATDALADPSYLALAPDGSVLYAVSEGEEGAAAAFDVTPRASGGTSAPRLLGEPVAVCGSGPTHLTLAAGHLVTANYGSGSVTVLPVRADGTLGAATGILQHEGGGPHPDRQEGPHAHQVLPDPGGRWLLAVDLGTDSVRTSTVDPDSGDITPHGETVLRPGTGPRHLAFHPAGTHAYVLNELEPTLTVCRWDADKGTLEPVGEAPVLPDGTEEGSYASEIVVSHDGGHLWAAVRGHDSIAVLTLDESRERPVLVTTVDCGGRWPRDLTLDPAGRRLYVSNEHSGDVTWFDIDPATGVPSRAGSFDAPAASCVIFG; translated from the coding sequence ATCGGGTCGTTCACCTCGGCGGGCGGCCGCGGCGTCATCGCCGCCACCGTGGACACGGACACCGGCGCCCTGACGGAACTCGGCGCCACCGACGCCCTGGCCGACCCCTCCTACCTGGCGCTCGCCCCCGACGGCTCGGTGCTCTACGCCGTCTCCGAGGGCGAGGAGGGCGCGGCAGCCGCCTTCGATGTCACACCCCGCGCGTCCGGCGGTACGTCGGCACCACGGCTGCTGGGTGAGCCGGTGGCGGTCTGCGGATCGGGCCCCACCCATCTCACCCTCGCAGCCGGACACCTGGTGACCGCGAACTACGGCTCCGGCAGCGTCACCGTCCTGCCCGTCCGCGCCGACGGCACCCTCGGCGCCGCCACCGGGATCCTCCAGCACGAGGGCGGCGGACCCCACCCCGACCGGCAGGAAGGCCCCCACGCCCACCAGGTGCTGCCCGACCCCGGCGGACGCTGGCTGCTCGCCGTCGACCTGGGCACCGACTCCGTACGGACGAGCACCGTCGACCCCGACAGCGGCGACATCACACCGCACGGCGAGACCGTGCTGCGCCCCGGCACGGGACCGCGCCATCTCGCCTTCCACCCGGCGGGCACCCACGCGTACGTGCTCAACGAACTGGAGCCGACGCTCACCGTCTGCCGCTGGGACGCCGACAAGGGCACGCTGGAGCCGGTCGGCGAGGCGCCCGTCCTCCCGGACGGCACCGAGGAGGGGAGCTACGCCTCCGAGATAGTCGTCTCGCACGACGGCGGACACCTCTGGGCCGCCGTGCGCGGACACGACAGCATCGCCGTCCTGACGCTCGACGAGAGCCGCGAGAGGCCCGTCCTGGTCACCACCGTGGACTGCGGCGGACGCTGGCCGCGTGACCTCACGCTGGATCCGGCGGGGCGCAGGCTCTATGTGTCGAACGAGCACTCCGGGGACGTGACCTGGTTCGACATCGATCCGGCGACCGGCGTGCCGTCCCGTGCGGGCTCGTTCGACGCGCCCGCCGCCTCGTGCGTGATCTTCGGCTGA